The genomic stretch AAAACAGTGCTACCTTACTGATCATTGGACTGATGTTTGGGAGTGCTTCGGGAGCCATAGTAAGTGTACTCTCTTATTTTGGCAACGCCGAAGACCTTAAGCTTTTCACCATCTGGTCCATGGGAAGCCTTGGCGGCATCAGCGGGGATCAGCTCCAGGTTTTTGCAGGTGTCGCCGTCCTCGGCATGATCCCTGTCATCCTACAAATCAAATCCTATAATGCCATGCTGATGGGCGAGCGCTATGCCAGGAGCATGGGAATCAATATCAATGCGCTGCGGTGGACCATGATCATGAGCACAGGCATCTTGGCCGGGAGCGCAACGGCTTTTTGTGGCCCCATAGCCTTTATCGGCATAGCTGTCCCCCACTTGGCCAGAATTCTCTTCAGAACCGGAGACCACAAAGTCCTCTTCCCTGCCACAGCACTGATTGGCGCGGCCTTTTTACTCGTCAGTGATGCGATCAGTCAATTACCGGGATTTGCAGAAACCTTGCCCGTAAATGTAATCACCTCGCTTTTCGGGGCACCACTGGTGATCTGGTTAATTTTAAAACGAAATTTTATCAGCGATTTTTGATGGATAGCCCACATTATATATTGGAAGGAACAGGCATCAGCATCGGATACCACAAAGGAAAGCAAGTCATCAAGGTGGGCGAATCCCTGTCTTTTAAGCTTCCAAAAGGGAAACTCACTTGTCTACTCGGGCCAAACGGGGTGGGGAAATCTACTTTGGTGAAAACCATTATGGGACATCTTCCCAGTTTGGCCGGGGACATTATATTTTCAGGAATCCCCTTACACGAACAACATCCACGTCAACTTGCCCAAAAAATCAGTGTCGTGCTGACCGACAAAATTACTGCCGGCAACCTGACCGTCCAGCAATTGGTTGCATTGGGACGTACACCGTTCACCAATTGGCTGGGAAAACTAGCCGCTGAGGACAAGCACATCATCACTGAAGCCCTGCAGGCTACCAAAACCTATTACCTCAAAGACCAGCTGATCAGCGAAATCAGTGACGGTCAACTTCAGAAAGTAATGATCGCCCGAGCACTTGCCCAAGATGGCCAGCTGATCATCCTGGATGAACCCACCGCCCATTTAGATCTGATCAACCGCTACGAGATCATGCACCTGTTGCGCGACATCACCAATAAACAAGGAAAATCCATTTTGGTCGTCACACACGACCTGGAAATCGCTATCGAAACAGCCGATAACCTTTGGATCATGCAGTGTGGCGTGCCATTGACTACCGGAACACCTGAGGACCTGGTCATCTCCGGCAGAATCAACCTGCTTACTACCGGATCGAGACTTACTTTTGACCCAGCCCTGGGGAAAATTCGACCAGCTGCTTTACAAACCTATGGCAGCATCCATGGTCCTGACCACCTGGTCCAATGGCTGAAACTTGCCCTGCACAAAAGCGCCATTAAATTACCCCAAAATTTATCCATCGAAGTGGTAGATGCTCCCCCTACCTTCAGAATCACTGGTAATGGTTTTGAAGAAACATTGCATGATATTCAGTCCGTTATTTCATGGCTAAAACAGCGATGAATCAGGCAGAAGCTTTCTTAAATCCAACACTACCCCAGCAGGACAGCCCTAAGTAGCACAACAGCCTTTCTCCCCTAAATATTGGTTTTCTTATTAGCTTATCCGGAGCATTTTAAACACAAAAACCATTAACCCTATCTTTTTTATAGGGTTTTGTTTTTCTGGAAATATTTTTCTTTTATATTTGTCATACTAATAATTGCGATGACAAAAGAACAATTTAGTCAATACTCGTTTTTGCTGGACCGAACAGCCAGAAGGGTCAAACAATATGCCCAGCAAAAGTTTAAGGTAGGAGACTTCGACGTAACAGTGGACCAATGGCTTGTCCTGAAACACTTGGCCGAAAACGAAGCCTTGAGTCAAACCGAATTGGCGACGCTGGTGTTTAAGGATCAACCTACCCTAACAAGGATCATTGACATACTGTGTAAAAAGGGCTATGTCCAGCGGATACAGCACCCTGGAGACCGGAGGAGCTTTCACCTGCTGCTCACCACCAATGGGGAAGAAAAAGTAGCCGAACTAAAGCCCAAAATAAGTGGCATCAGGGAAAAAGCCTGGGAAAACTTAGGGCAGAAGGACTTTGAGGAATTCAAAAGAATCCTCAACACCATCTACAGTAATTTAGAATAGTTTTAAATAAAACATGGAATTACCTGTTTTCCTCTTTATATTTGCACGGAAAAACGAACAATTCCAATCACTTAAGGAAAGTAACTACATATTTACACCATGATAACAACTGACATTTGCATCGTCGGAGCAGGACCTGTGGGATTATTCACTGTATTTGAAGCAGGTTTGTTGAAAATGCGTTGCCACCTGATCGACGCATTGCCACAGGTGGGAGGACAGCTCTCTGAAATATATCCACAAAAACCAATCTATGATATTCCCGGCTACCCAGAGGTAAAGGCGCAGGAATTGGTGGACAATCTGATGAAACAAATCGAACCGTTCGACCCCAGCTTTACCTTAGGTGAGCGTGTGGATTACCTTGCCAAGCAAGATGACGGCTCATTTGTAATCACTACCAGCGACAAGACAAAAGTCCACGCGCAGGTGATTGTCATTGCTGGTGGGCTGGGCTGTTTCGAACCAAGAAAGCCTGTTCTGGAAAACCTTGAGAGTTTTGAGGGCAAAGGCATCACCTACATGGTAAAAGATCCAGAACAGTTCCGTGACAAAAAGGTCATCCTTGCCGGTGGCGGGGATTCAGCACTGGACTGGACGATCTTCCTATCTGATGTAGCCGAAAAAGTAACCTTGGTACATAGAAATGAAACATTCCGTGGGGCTCCTGATTCTGCCGCCAAGGTATTTGACATGGCCAATAACGGAAAAATCGACCTTATCCTAAGCTCCAACCTGACCAAAATCTCGGGAAATGGCCACCTGCAAAGCGTGTCCATGAAAAACAAAGCCAAGGAAGAAATCACCGTAGATACGGATTAT from Echinicola soli encodes the following:
- a CDS encoding ABC transporter ATP-binding protein, whose product is MDSPHYILEGTGISIGYHKGKQVIKVGESLSFKLPKGKLTCLLGPNGVGKSTLVKTIMGHLPSLAGDIIFSGIPLHEQHPRQLAQKISVVLTDKITAGNLTVQQLVALGRTPFTNWLGKLAAEDKHIITEALQATKTYYLKDQLISEISDGQLQKVMIARALAQDGQLIILDEPTAHLDLINRYEIMHLLRDITNKQGKSILVVTHDLEIAIETADNLWIMQCGVPLTTGTPEDLVISGRINLLTTGSRLTFDPALGKIRPAALQTYGSIHGPDHLVQWLKLALHKSAIKLPQNLSIEVVDAPPTFRITGNGFEETLHDIQSVISWLKQR
- a CDS encoding MarR family winged helix-turn-helix transcriptional regulator, with amino-acid sequence MTKEQFSQYSFLLDRTARRVKQYAQQKFKVGDFDVTVDQWLVLKHLAENEALSQTELATLVFKDQPTLTRIIDILCKKGYVQRIQHPGDRRSFHLLLTTNGEEKVAELKPKISGIREKAWENLGQKDFEEFKRILNTIYSNLE
- a CDS encoding iron chelate uptake ABC transporter family permease subunit, with amino-acid sequence MDKNPLHIALKIVLSTGLLMVLFLVNISMGSVHIPLGDVLDGLAGGDMAKASWQTILFQYRVPKAFTALIAGVGLSVSGLQMQSFFRNPLAGPYVLGISSGAGLGVALLILGGSAFGWSLTNSTDSYLSWGIWGVIIAGSTGAILILLLMSFTAWKVKNSATLLIIGLMFGSASGAIVSVLSYFGNAEDLKLFTIWSMGSLGGISGDQLQVFAGVAVLGMIPVILQIKSYNAMLMGERYARSMGININALRWTMIMSTGILAGSATAFCGPIAFIGIAVPHLARILFRTGDHKVLFPATALIGAAFLLVSDAISQLPGFAETLPVNVITSLFGAPLVIWLILKRNFISDF
- a CDS encoding NAD(P)/FAD-dependent oxidoreductase; its protein translation is MITTDICIVGAGPVGLFTVFEAGLLKMRCHLIDALPQVGGQLSEIYPQKPIYDIPGYPEVKAQELVDNLMKQIEPFDPSFTLGERVDYLAKQDDGSFVITTSDKTKVHAQVIVIAGGLGCFEPRKPVLENLESFEGKGITYMVKDPEQFRDKKVILAGGGDSALDWTIFLSDVAEKVTLVHRNETFRGAPDSAAKVFDMANNGKIDLILSSNLTKISGNGHLQSVSMKNKAKEEITVDTDYLIPLFGLSPKLGPIAEWGLNIDKNAIEVDTTDYSTNVERIYAVGDINTYENKLKLILCGFHEAALMCHSAFKYVYPDQKLSFKYTTVNGVNAF